One segment of Asterias rubens chromosome 2, eAstRub1.3, whole genome shotgun sequence DNA contains the following:
- the LOC117305290 gene encoding tetranectin-like, with product MEKMNFDDAVKTCTDMSGRLAVPTSFTDNQFIFEMVNKVVGLNGKVWVGCTDREEEGTWVQFGEGGEECSFFNWYPGEPNSYPDEVCAQMILFLNGSWYDGHCDRMCYVVCQRPAVAPTNPQLYCLQADTNGRFA from the coding sequence ATGGAGAAAATGAACTTTGATGACGCGGTCAAAACTTGTACCGATATGAGCGGCCGCTTGGCGGTTCCTACGTCATTTACAGATAATCAGTTCATCTTTGAGATGGTTAATAAAGTCGTAGGCCTAAACGGTAAGGTGTGGGTTGGCTGCACTGATAGGGAGGAAGAAGGCACGTGGGTGCAGTTTGGAGAGGGAGGCGAAGAATGTAGTTTCTTCAACTGGTATCCAGGAGAGCCCAATAGCTACCCGGATGAAGTTTGTGCGCAGATGATTCTTTTTCTCAATGGCAGTTGGTATGACGGACATTGTGACAGGATGTGCTATGTAGTCTGTCAGCGCCCTGCCGTCGCACCAACCAACCCTCAACTGTACTGCCTGCAAGCAGACACCAACGGCCGCTTCGCATGA
- the LOC117305283 gene encoding perlucin-like protein, producing MKTLVLLFAVAFYFVVSSCNEGLICPSEWVLLGESCYKSVMEKMTFDDAVKTCTDMSGRLAVPTSFTDNQFIFEMVNKVVGLKGKVWVGCTDREEEGKWVQLGEGGEECSFFNWYPGEPNSRDPDEDCAQMILPRNGSWYDGQCDGMCYVVCQRPAVAPTNPLLYCLQADTNGRFA from the coding sequence ATGAAGACCTTAGTTCTTCTGTTCGCAGTTGCCTTTTATTTCGTGGTATCGAGCTGCAATGAAGGTTTGATCTGCCCCTCTGAGTGGGTATTACTTGGCGAGTCATGCTACAAGTCAGTGATGGAGAAAATGACCTTTGATGACGCGGTCAAAACCTGTACCGATATGAGCGGCCGCTTGGCGGTTCCTACGTCATTTACAGATAATCAGTTCATCTTTGAGATGGTTAATAAAGTCGTAGGCCTAAAAGGTAAGGTGTGGGTTGGCTGCACTGATAGGGAGGAAGAAGGCAAGTGGGTGCAGCTTGGAGAGGGAGGCGAAGAATGTAGTTTCTTCAACTGGTATCCAGGAGAGCCCAATAGCCGTGACCCGGATGAAGATTGTGCGCAGATGATTCTTCCTCGCAATGGCAGTTGGTATGACGGACAATGTGACGGGATGTGCTATGTAGTCTGTCAGCGCCCTGCCGTCGCACCAACCAACCCACTACTGTACTGCCTGCAAGCAGACACCAACGGCCGCTTCGCATGA